One Danio rerio strain Tuebingen ecotype United States chromosome 22, GRCz12tu, whole genome shotgun sequence genomic window carries:
- the zmp:0000000652 gene encoding immunoglobulin domain-containing protein isoform X1, protein MEGDSVTLHTDVTEVQKYFLIQWMFGNSRIAEASKLTQTNSTYDGPDGRFRDRLYLDEIGSLTITKTRITDSGLYKLTLIRSQTSYRSFNVTVFVAPQSTSSPESSSNLKYLSSPYTVNNSTINPTEDAITDDITDLDQSSSGHIHCCGFPEIVIRLVVSALVSVAAVAFLIYDIRSTRNELNRVEETRRHQQMHKAKSHQRYEPSKRMSSRYVC, encoded by the exons ATGGAGGGAGATTCTGTCACTCTACACACTGATGTTACTGAAGTACAGAAatactttttgattcagtggatgTTCGGAAACTCTCGAATAGCTGAAGCCAGCAAACTCACACAAACCAACTCCACATATGATGGTCCAGATGGAAGATTCAGAGATAGACTGTATCTGGATGAGattggatctctgaccatcacaaaGACCAGAATCACTGATTCAGGACTTTATAAACTGACACTTATCAGAAGCCAAACCAGCTACAGGAGCTTTAATGTTACAGTCTTTG TGGCTCCTCAAAGTACTTCATCTCCAGAAAGTTCATCAAACTTGAAATATTTGTCGTCTCCATATACAGTGAATAATTCAACCATCAACCCGACTGAAGATGCCATTACAGATGACATTACAGATCTCGACCAGTCAAGTTCAG GCCACATCCACTGTTGTGGTTTCCCTGAAATTGTGATCCGTTTGGTCGTCTCTGCTCTTGTTAGTGTGGCTGCTGTTGCTTTTCTTATATATGATATAAGATCTACAAGAAACGAGCTGAACCGGGTGGAGGAGACTAGACGACACCAGCAGATGCATAAAGCAAAATCACACCAGCGCTATGAACCCAGCAAAAGAATGAGCTCCAGATATGTTTGCTGA
- the LOC137489000 gene encoding uncharacterized protein, which translates to MVKGGDKLSRNMIIASLLFFMNFCHLIDATDEIKSVSVMEGDSVTLHTDVTEVQKYLLIQWMFGNSRIAEVNRLAQSNSTYDGPDGRFRDRLYLDEIGSLTITNTRITDSGLYKLTITRRETSYRSFNVKVFVAPQSTSSPESSSNSNFWSSPYAVNNSTINQTEDANITDLNQSSSDHIHCCGFPEIVIRLVVAALVSVAAVAFLVYDIRSTRIKQNRAEDTTRDQQMQEAKSHLQSELSRRMSSRYVC; encoded by the exons ATGGTTAAAGGGGGTGACAAGTTGTCAAGGAATATGATAATTGCTTCTCTTTTGTTCTTTATGAACTTTTGTCATCTGATtg ATGCTACAGATGAAATTAAGTCAGTATCGGTGATGGAGGGGGATTCTGTCACTCTACACACTGATGTTACTGAagtacaaaaatatttgttgattcAGTGGATGTTCGGAAACTCTCGAATAGCTGAAGTCAACAGACTTGCACAAAGCAACTCCACATATGATGGTCCAGATGGGAGATTCAGAGATAGACTGTATCTGGATGAAattggatctctgaccatcacaaaCACCAGAATCACTGATTCAGGACTTTATAAACTGACTATTACCAGAAGAGAAACCAGCTACAGAAGTTTTAATGTTAAAGTCTTTG TGGCTCCTCAAAGTACTTCATCTCCAGAAAGTTCATCAAACTCAAACTTTTGGTCATCTCCGTATGCAGTGAATAATTCAACCATCAACCAGACTGAGGACGCCAACATTACAGATCTCAATCAGTCAAGTTCAG accACATCCACTGTTGTGGTTTCCCTGAAATTGTGATCCGTTTGGTGGTCGCTGCTCTTGTTAGTGTGGCTGCTGTTGCTTTTCTTGTTTATGATATAAGATCTACAAGAATTAAGCAGAACCGGGCGGAAGACACTACACGAGACCAGCAGATGCAAGAGGCAAAATCACACCTACAGTCTGAACTGAGCAGAAGAATGAGCTCCAGATATGTTTGCTGA